The Desulfonatronovibrio magnus genome has a segment encoding these proteins:
- the gyrA gene encoding DNA gyrase subunit A has translation MKDNISIEQEIKKSYLEYSLSVIIGRAIPDVRDGLKPVHRRILFAMHELGNTFNRPYKKSARVVGDVIGKYHPHGDSAVYDALVRMAQDFNMRDPLVDGQGNFGSIDGDAPAAMRYTEARMSRLAGEFLADIEKKTVNFRANYDNTLHEPEVLPTKVPNILINGSAGIAVGMATNIPPHNLEEVVNALLYVLDNPEATVNDIMKFVRGPDLPTGAYIYNMKGIREAYETGRGSFKIRSKVEVESRNKNYDSVVITEIPYALNKSNLVEKIGVLINEKKIEGISDLRDESDRNGIRIVIDLKKGAIADVIINKLYKMTSLETSFGINMMAVVNNRPQLLNIRDIMIHFLEHRKEVIIRRSRFDLEKAEHRAHILEGLQIALDNIDEVVRLIRSSSTPAEAKEKLINAFSLSPIQSQAILDMRLQRLTNLEREKLLEEYKEILKKIEYLKSILENIQVLKGVIREELEYIKKTYSTPRKTVIMDHDPGSIDVMDMIPDEDVVLTMSRNGYFKRTLLEVFHQQKRGGKGIAGANVSEKDFISTLITTSNHQDIYLFSNKGRVYKLKAYEIPEGLRTARGVHINNLLPLSKDEYIATALSERNMNPESFFLFVTKRGLVKRTAVELYKNMRSMGLIAVNLKDEDELIGVRVVNAESRIVLSTRDGYAIHFECTDIRPSGRNAMGVKGISLRKTDRVVSVVIVNGDDRNDLFSISEKGFGKKTSLEMYKVQSRGGKGIINMKVNSRIGQVVGSMLLNDNDELIFFTSANKIIRTTAADIRQVGRSTMGVKMVNLDQDQKVICFDIIIQENQL, from the coding sequence TTGGCAATACCTTCAATCGACCTTACAAAAAATCTGCCAGGGTGGTGGGTGATGTTATTGGTAAATATCATCCCCATGGAGATTCAGCTGTGTATGATGCTTTGGTCCGCATGGCCCAGGATTTTAATATGCGTGACCCTCTTGTGGACGGTCAGGGTAACTTTGGGTCCATTGATGGTGATGCACCAGCAGCCATGAGGTATACTGAAGCGCGCATGTCCCGTCTCGCAGGTGAATTTCTTGCAGATATTGAAAAAAAGACTGTAAATTTTCGGGCCAACTATGACAATACACTTCACGAACCAGAGGTGCTGCCCACCAAAGTCCCCAATATTTTAATTAATGGCAGTGCTGGAATAGCTGTGGGTATGGCTACCAACATTCCTCCACATAATCTTGAAGAAGTTGTAAATGCACTTCTTTATGTTCTGGACAATCCAGAAGCCACTGTAAACGATATAATGAAGTTTGTCCGGGGTCCGGATCTTCCAACAGGAGCTTATATCTATAATATGAAGGGTATAAGGGAAGCTTATGAAACCGGCCGGGGTAGCTTTAAGATAAGATCCAAAGTAGAGGTTGAATCCAGAAATAAAAATTATGACAGTGTTGTTATTACAGAAATACCTTATGCCCTGAACAAGTCAAATCTTGTGGAAAAAATTGGGGTGCTCATTAATGAGAAAAAAATAGAAGGTATATCTGATTTACGGGATGAATCTGATCGTAATGGCATTCGCATTGTAATTGATTTGAAAAAAGGTGCCATCGCAGATGTAATAATCAATAAGCTTTACAAGATGACCAGTCTTGAAACCAGCTTTGGCATCAACATGATGGCTGTTGTGAACAACAGACCACAGCTCTTGAATATACGCGATATCATGATTCACTTCCTTGAGCACCGCAAGGAAGTAATTATCCGCAGATCGCGCTTTGATCTGGAAAAAGCAGAGCATAGAGCACATATTCTGGAGGGTTTACAGATAGCTCTTGATAATATTGATGAAGTAGTCAGGCTTATAAGATCGTCATCTACTCCTGCTGAAGCCAAGGAAAAGCTGATAAATGCATTCAGTCTGTCACCAATTCAGTCTCAGGCAATTCTGGATATGCGATTACAGCGTCTAACCAACCTTGAGCGGGAAAAGCTTCTCGAAGAATATAAGGAAATATTGAAGAAGATAGAATATCTCAAAAGCATTCTGGAAAATATTCAGGTTTTGAAAGGTGTTATCCGGGAAGAACTGGAATATATAAAAAAGACATATTCCACTCCACGCAAAACTGTGATTATGGATCATGATCCCGGCAGCATTGATGTTATGGATATGATCCCCGACGAAGATGTTGTCTTAACCATGTCCAGGAACGGATACTTTAAGAGAACATTATTAGAAGTATTTCATCAGCAGAAAAGAGGTGGAAAAGGAATTGCCGGTGCCAATGTTTCTGAGAAGGATTTTATTTCTACTCTTATAACTACAAGTAACCACCAGGATATCTATCTGTTTTCCAACAAAGGAAGGGTTTACAAACTCAAGGCTTATGAGATTCCCGAGGGTTTAAGAACTGCTCGGGGAGTTCACATAAATAACCTTCTTCCATTGAGTAAAGACGAATACATAGCTACGGCCCTGTCTGAAAGAAATATGAATCCTGAATCTTTTTTTCTTTTTGTAACCAAAAGAGGGCTGGTAAAGCGAACAGCTGTAGAACTGTATAAAAATATGCGATCCATGGGACTAATTGCAGTTAATCTCAAGGATGAGGATGAACTTATTGGAGTACGCGTGGTAAATGCTGAATCCAGAATAGTTCTTTCCACAAGAGATGGTTATGCAATTCATTTTGAATGCACTGACATTAGACCCTCAGGAAGAAATGCCATGGGTGTAAAGGGTATTTCCCTGCGCAAAACTGACCGGGTTGTATCGGTGGTAATAGTAAATGGAGACGATAGAAATGATCTGTTTTCCATCTCTGAAAAGGGTTTTGGCAAGAAAACGAGTCTTGAAATGTACAAAGTACAGTCAAGAGGTGGAAAAGGAATTATTAATATGAAGGTCAATTCAAGAATAGGCCAGGTTGTGGGCTCAATGCTTCTGAATGACAATGACGAATTAATATTCTTCACTTCAGCCAATAAAATAATAAGGACCACTGCCGCAGATATCAGACAGGTGGGAAGATCAACCATGGGTGTCAAGATGGTCAATCTGGACCAGGACCAGAAAGTTATATGCTTTGATATAATTATTCAGGAAAATCAGTTGTAG
- a CDS encoding tetratricopeptide repeat protein → MKKIQFLSKALIIWVLIISLLSCLEANESTNNFIRAEKALSSGKHSDAIHYYDIHLEEESDPDQRYITWERLLYIHLDIDQDIERSLGILRNMSFEFRQDRERIWDIYNRIGLLYARLRQFQNSLETHKRASEAAFNDATLVESYMNIAQTYVYMREYNAAAATLQRIIKNDMQADKYLIGKPEYLLGKIYLRQNDFDKAEYYLQKAYYSWADDNIRSMAGIMLLDVYLLNEQVDSAKKILMELKEIYPNPLVMKMRLDGIKRVDQDD, encoded by the coding sequence GTGAAAAAAATTCAATTCTTGTCAAAAGCTCTAATTATTTGGGTTTTAATTATTTCATTACTTTCCTGCCTTGAAGCCAATGAATCCACGAACAACTTCATCAGAGCTGAAAAGGCTCTTTCATCAGGTAAACATTCTGACGCTATCCATTATTACGATATTCACCTTGAAGAAGAATCAGATCCTGACCAGAGGTATATAACCTGGGAAAGATTGTTGTATATTCATCTGGATATTGATCAGGATATTGAACGAAGTCTCGGAATTCTACGAAATATGAGCTTTGAATTTCGCCAGGACAGAGAAAGGATATGGGATATATACAACAGGATAGGGTTATTGTATGCTCGTTTGAGGCAGTTTCAAAACTCATTGGAAACCCATAAAAGGGCTTCAGAGGCAGCATTTAACGATGCTACGCTTGTTGAGTCATACATGAATATAGCTCAGACCTATGTATACATGCGTGAATATAATGCTGCAGCTGCAACTCTTCAACGGATTATTAAGAATGATATGCAGGCTGATAAATACTTGATTGGCAAGCCAGAGTATCTGCTGGGTAAAATATATTTAAGACAGAATGATTTTGACAAGGCAGAATATTATCTGCAAAAAGCCTACTACTCCTGGGCTGATGATAATATCCGATCTATGGCAGGTATCATGCTGCTGGATGTCTACCTGCTCAACGAGCAGGTAGACAGTGCCAAAAAAATATTAATGGAACTTAAGGAGATTTACCCTAATCCACTGGTCATGAAAATGAGATTAGATGGTATCAAAAGAGTGGATCAAGATGATTAA
- the malQ gene encoding 4-alpha-glucanotransferase, with amino-acid sequence MKRRSGILLHVSSLPSDYGVGDLGPGAYTFVDFLSKTGQKIWQILPLNPTTPGTGNSPYSSYSAFAGNPLFIDPLSLVSQGILHGDDLEEDPAFSPEKSHYETAWDFKKRILNRAFFKNMDHIESDPNFILFCDVNKFWLDDFSIFSALKSRHNGAPWYNWPQECRFKDPEQLNRINNNLEELILKKKYWQYLFFTQWNKLKTYANNKGIIIFGDLPIYISLDSCDLWSHPQLFLLDENNMPTHVAGAPPDYFSETGQLWGNPLYDWDACMQEDFLWWKKRVEQNLNMFDLLRFDHFRGFAAYWKISSGEKTAVNGEWVKGPGKELLQALTEIVSPAQFVAEDLGYITSDVLELRDHFQLPGMKILQFAFGPDMPSNPYIPHNHVYNCVVYTGTHDNNTLLGWLKKELDQETLLRLEKYTGKQINKNNVCKELIRMAMASPARFCIIPMQDILKLDADCRMNKPSTSSGNWEWRMLQDNLNQDTEKFLTDFTHIYGRNNSQGESM; translated from the coding sequence GTGAAACGAAGATCTGGAATTCTTCTGCACGTTTCATCACTGCCTTCTGATTACGGGGTTGGTGATCTTGGTCCTGGTGCGTACACTTTTGTAGATTTTTTGAGCAAAACAGGTCAGAAAATCTGGCAGATACTACCACTGAATCCCACTACTCCTGGAACAGGTAATTCACCTTATTCCAGCTATAGCGCTTTTGCAGGAAATCCATTGTTCATCGATCCTTTATCTCTTGTCAGTCAGGGAATTTTGCATGGTGATGATCTTGAGGAAGATCCTGCCTTTTCTCCGGAAAAATCCCATTATGAAACTGCCTGGGATTTTAAGAAGCGCATCCTTAATAGAGCTTTTTTTAAGAATATGGATCATATTGAGTCAGATCCTAATTTTATTTTATTTTGTGATGTAAATAAGTTCTGGTTAGATGATTTTTCTATTTTCAGTGCTTTGAAATCAAGGCACAATGGAGCACCATGGTACAATTGGCCCCAAGAATGTCGTTTTAAGGATCCTGAGCAGCTTAATCGCATAAATAACAATCTGGAAGAGTTAATTCTAAAAAAGAAATACTGGCAATATCTTTTTTTCACTCAATGGAATAAACTTAAAACATATGCCAACAATAAGGGCATCATTATATTCGGTGATCTGCCAATATATATCAGCCTTGACAGCTGTGATTTATGGTCTCACCCACAGCTTTTTCTTCTGGATGAAAATAATATGCCTACCCATGTAGCAGGGGCTCCACCAGATTATTTCAGTGAAACAGGTCAGCTCTGGGGTAACCCTCTTTATGACTGGGATGCCTGCATGCAGGAAGACTTTTTATGGTGGAAAAAACGCGTTGAACAAAATCTTAATATGTTTGATCTGCTTAGATTTGATCATTTCAGAGGATTTGCCGCTTATTGGAAAATAAGTTCAGGTGAGAAAACAGCTGTCAACGGTGAATGGGTCAAAGGTCCTGGAAAAGAACTGCTTCAAGCACTTACTGAGATTGTATCTCCGGCTCAATTCGTGGCAGAGGATCTCGGCTACATAACTTCAGATGTCCTTGAACTCAGAGACCATTTTCAATTGCCAGGAATGAAAATTCTTCAATTCGCCTTTGGCCCGGATATGCCTTCCAACCCTTATATTCCTCATAATCATGTATATAACTGCGTAGTATATACCGGTACTCATGACAATAACACCCTTTTAGGCTGGCTTAAAAAAGAACTGGACCAGGAGACGCTTTTGCGGTTAGAAAAATACACAGGCAAACAGATCAATAAGAACAATGTCTGTAAGGAACTGATTCGCATGGCAATGGCTTCACCGGCAAGGTTCTGCATAATACCAATGCAGGATATTCTTAAACTTGATGCAGACTGCCGAATGAACAAGCCTTCAACTTCTTCTGGAAACTGGGAATGGAGAATGTTGCAAGATAATCTGAATCAGGATACAGAAAAATTTCTTACTGATTTTACTCATATTTATGGAAGAAACAACAGCCAAGGAGAGTCAATGTGA
- the glgB gene encoding 1,4-alpha-glucan branching protein GlgB, which yields MFTEHDIYLFKQGRHFRLYQHLGAQVLMHGGVRGTYFAVWAPNAQAVSVIGDFNYWSPGSHKLNPRSDGSGIWEGFVAQAMPGQTYKYHIESRFHGYRADKGDPFAFFWETSPNTASRIWKMDYDWSDSQWMNTRGQKSGLEKPMSIYEMHLGSWKRDPSDASRFLTYGEIARDLPGYLKEMGYTHVEFMPVFEHPFYGSWGYQCLGFFSPTSRFGTPQDFMALIDALHQHDIGVILDWVPSHFPTDEYGLGYFDGTHLYEHQDPRKGFHPDWKSFIFNYDRHEVVNFLISSAMFWLDKYHIDGLRLDAVASMLYLDYSRQNGEWIPNEFGGNENIGAIDFLKLLNTTIYQNYPDVQTFAEESTSWPMVSRPTYVGGLGFGYKWNMGWMNDTLNYMEKDPVYRKYHHNKMTFSIWYAYSENFVLPLSHDEVVHGKGSLINKMPGDDWNKFSGLRLLLGYMYAHPGKKMTFMGSEFAQWTEWNHDKSLDWHLLEYENHQQMLKWMKTLNHFYQQHPQLYELDFSNKGFSWIDCHDADNSTLSFLRMGRDDKPLLVAANFTPVPRLKHRLGVPFLGSWKEILNSDNPDFGGSGVTNSDIIESHPHNSHGYSCSLELSLPPMAIIFLEVVS from the coding sequence TTGTTTACAGAACATGATATTTACCTGTTTAAACAGGGCAGACACTTCAGACTTTACCAGCATCTTGGAGCCCAGGTTCTGATGCATGGTGGAGTAAGAGGTACATACTTTGCTGTATGGGCACCCAATGCCCAGGCAGTGTCAGTTATTGGAGACTTCAATTACTGGAGTCCAGGATCTCATAAATTAAATCCAAGAAGCGATGGTTCAGGCATCTGGGAAGGATTTGTTGCTCAAGCCATGCCTGGCCAGACTTACAAATATCATATAGAGTCAAGATTTCATGGCTACAGAGCTGATAAAGGTGATCCTTTTGCCTTCTTCTGGGAAACATCTCCGAATACAGCTTCGAGAATCTGGAAAATGGACTATGACTGGAGTGACAGTCAGTGGATGAACACAAGAGGTCAAAAATCCGGTCTTGAAAAGCCCATGTCCATTTATGAAATGCATCTTGGATCATGGAAAAGAGATCCCTCTGATGCATCCCGATTTCTAACTTATGGAGAAATTGCCAGAGATCTGCCAGGATACCTGAAGGAAATGGGTTATACCCATGTTGAGTTTATGCCTGTTTTTGAGCATCCCTTTTATGGATCATGGGGCTATCAATGTCTTGGTTTTTTTTCACCTACAAGCAGATTTGGCACACCTCAGGATTTTATGGCCCTGATAGATGCTCTGCATCAGCATGACATTGGTGTTATACTGGACTGGGTACCATCTCATTTTCCCACAGATGAATATGGTCTTGGATATTTTGACGGGACCCATCTTTACGAGCATCAGGATCCCCGCAAGGGATTTCATCCCGACTGGAAAAGCTTTATTTTCAATTATGACCGACATGAAGTTGTAAACTTTCTTATCAGCAGTGCCATGTTCTGGCTTGACAAATATCATATTGATGGTTTGCGACTGGATGCCGTAGCGTCCATGCTGTACTTAGACTATTCAAGACAAAACGGAGAATGGATTCCCAACGAATTCGGCGGAAATGAAAATATCGGAGCCATTGATTTTCTGAAACTTCTCAACACCACCATTTACCAGAACTATCCTGATGTACAGACCTTTGCAGAAGAATCAACATCATGGCCCATGGTTTCCCGGCCTACTTATGTTGGTGGACTTGGATTCGGCTACAAGTGGAATATGGGATGGATGAACGATACTTTAAATTATATGGAAAAAGATCCGGTTTATCGCAAATACCATCATAACAAAATGACTTTCAGTATCTGGTACGCATATTCTGAAAACTTTGTTCTTCCCCTGTCTCATGATGAAGTAGTGCATGGAAAGGGATCTCTAATAAATAAAATGCCTGGGGACGACTGGAATAAATTCTCGGGACTGCGTCTGCTTCTGGGCTATATGTATGCTCATCCGGGAAAAAAAATGACCTTTATGGGGTCCGAATTTGCCCAGTGGACCGAATGGAACCACGATAAAAGTCTGGACTGGCATCTTCTGGAATATGAAAATCATCAACAGATGCTAAAATGGATGAAGACCCTTAATCACTTTTATCAGCAGCATCCCCAGTTGTATGAGTTAGATTTCAGCAACAAAGGTTTTTCGTGGATTGACTGTCATGACGCGGACAACAGTACCTTGTCCTTTTTGCGTATGGGCAGGGATGATAAACCCCTGCTTGTAGCCGCAAATTTCACGCCGGTCCCGAGATTAAAACATAGACTGGGTGTACCTTTTTTAGGATCATGGAAGGAAATTTTAAACAGTGATAATCCAGATTTTGGAGGCTCAGGTGTTACCAATTCAGACATAATTGAATCCCATCCTCACAACAGTCATGGTTATTCATGCAGTCTTGAACTCAGTTTACCACCCATGGCCATTATTTTTCTGGAGGTTGTCTCGTGA
- a CDS encoding adenylosuccinate synthase produces MSNMIVFGSQWGDEGKGKIVDILTEDAEMIVRFQGGNNAGHTLVTGDKKFILHLIPSGILHPNKVCLIGNGVVLDPEVFCQEIDKLSRSGIDISHERLSISKKTHLIMPYHKALDQAREIAKSGKDKIGTTGRGIGPCYEDKMSRVGIRAGDMQDLDLMREKINKALVEKNSLLKHLYGQDPLDPEQVFEQIKPFCLRLEPFLADVSQKIQDARDKGKTVLFEGAQGIQLDIDHGTYPFVTSSNTVTGNASAGSGYFYDMKKILSVVKAYTTRVGQGPFPTEQDNEIGAHMQEMGAEFGSTTGRKRRCGWLDLVILRESVRLCGPTEIALTKLDVLSGLETIKVCTGYEYKGQTVSYPPQEENAMAVVNPIYEEFPGWTEDITKISQIQEMPANARRYIEMIENYLGIKISIVSVGPDRDQTIRID; encoded by the coding sequence ATGTCCAATATGATTGTCTTCGGATCCCAATGGGGTGACGAGGGAAAAGGAAAAATTGTAGATATTCTCACTGAAGATGCAGAAATGATTGTTCGCTTTCAGGGAGGAAACAATGCCGGGCACACACTGGTCACCGGTGACAAAAAATTTATCCTGCATCTTATACCATCAGGAATTCTTCATCCCAATAAGGTATGTCTGATAGGAAATGGAGTGGTTCTGGATCCTGAAGTGTTCTGTCAGGAAATTGATAAACTTTCCAGATCAGGGATTGATATTTCACATGAAAGGCTGTCCATAAGCAAAAAAACCCACCTCATCATGCCTTATCACAAGGCTCTGGATCAGGCCAGAGAAATAGCCAAATCAGGAAAAGATAAAATCGGCACCACTGGCAGGGGAATAGGGCCGTGTTATGAAGATAAGATGTCAAGAGTAGGTATAAGAGCCGGAGATATGCAGGATTTGGATCTCATGCGCGAAAAGATCAATAAGGCTCTTGTTGAAAAAAATTCTCTACTCAAACATTTATACGGCCAGGACCCTCTTGACCCTGAACAGGTCTTTGAACAAATAAAACCCTTTTGTCTGCGCCTTGAGCCCTTTCTTGCCGATGTATCCCAAAAGATTCAGGATGCAAGGGATAAAGGCAAGACTGTTTTGTTTGAGGGAGCACAGGGCATCCAGCTTGACATAGATCATGGAACATACCCTTTTGTTACTTCATCCAATACAGTCACTGGTAATGCATCAGCCGGTTCAGGGTATTTTTATGACATGAAGAAGATATTGAGTGTTGTCAAGGCATACACCACGAGAGTTGGACAAGGGCCTTTTCCTACAGAGCAGGATAATGAGATCGGCGCTCATATGCAGGAAATGGGTGCAGAATTTGGATCTACTACCGGACGTAAAAGAAGATGCGGATGGCTTGACCTTGTTATTTTGCGCGAATCAGTCCGCCTTTGTGGGCCCACAGAAATCGCTTTGACCAAGCTTGATGTGCTAAGCGGTCTTGAAACTATAAAGGTTTGTACAGGTTATGAATACAAAGGGCAGACTGTTTCATATCCACCCCAGGAAGAAAATGCCATGGCAGTAGTTAACCCCATTTACGAAGAGTTCCCGGGATGGACCGAAGATATTACAAAAATTTCCCAAATTCAGGAAATGCCCGCCAATGCCCGGAGATATATTGAAATGATTGAAAATTATCTTGGAATTAAAATCTCTATTGTTTCTGTGGGACCTGATCGCGATCAGACCATAAGGATTGATTGA